One genomic window of Tatumella citrea includes the following:
- the upp gene encoding uracil phosphoribosyltransferase gives MKIVEVRHPLVRHKLGLMREHDVSTKRFRELASEVGSLLTYEATADLETETVTIEGWNGPVEIDQIKGKKITVVPILRAGLGMMNGVLEHVPSARISVVGVYRDEKTLEPVPYFQKLASNMDERMALVVDPMLATGGSMIATIDLLKKSGCFAIKVLVLVAAPEGIAALEKAHPDVELYTASIDQGLNEHGYIIPGLGDAGDKIFGTK, from the coding sequence ATGAAGATCGTGGAAGTCAGACACCCGCTGGTCAGACATAAACTGGGCCTGATGCGTGAGCATGATGTCAGCACCAAACGTTTTCGCGAACTCGCATCTGAAGTTGGCAGTTTGCTGACCTATGAAGCGACTGCTGATCTGGAAACAGAAACCGTGACAATCGAAGGATGGAACGGTCCTGTCGAAATTGATCAAATTAAAGGCAAGAAAATCACTGTAGTTCCGATTTTACGTGCCGGGCTTGGGATGATGAACGGGGTTCTGGAACATGTTCCAAGCGCAAGAATCAGCGTAGTCGGCGTGTACCGCGATGAGAAAACTCTTGAGCCGGTACCGTATTTTCAGAAACTGGCCTCCAATATGGATGAGCGTATGGCGCTGGTGGTGGACCCGATGCTGGCGACCGGGGGATCAATGATTGCCACTATTGATCTGCTTAAGAAATCTGGCTGTTTTGCTATCAAAGTGCTGGTACTGGTGGCGGCTCCGGAAGGTATTGCTGCGTTGGAAAAAGCACATCCGGATGTCGAGTTGTATACGGCCTCTATTGACCAGGGATTAAATGAGCATGGCTATATTATCCCGGGACTGGGTGATGCCGGTGATAAAATCTTTGGTACTAAATAA
- the purM gene encoding phosphoribosylformylglycinamidine cyclo-ligase produces the protein MTDKTTLSYKDAGVDIDAGNDLVDRIKGVVKKTRRPEVMGGLGGFGALCALPQKYREPILVSGTDGVGTKLRLAMDLKRHDHIGIDLVAMCVNDLVVQGAEPLFFLDYYATGKLDVDTAAAVISGIAEGCSQSGCALVGGETAEMPGMYHGEDYDVAGFCVGVVEKSEIIDGSKVSDGDVLLALGSSGPHSNGYSLVRKILEVSQTDPEVKQLEGKSLADHLLTPTRIYVKNILSLIEQVDVHAIAHLTGGGFWENIPRVLPENTRAVIDESSWQWPAVFSWLQQAGNVSRHEMYRTFNCGVGMVIALSPDNADKALQLLQDAGEKAWKIGVIESAPADGEQVIIK, from the coding sequence GTGACCGACAAAACCACTCTCAGTTATAAAGATGCCGGTGTTGATATTGATGCCGGGAATGATCTGGTTGATCGCATTAAAGGCGTAGTTAAAAAAACCCGCCGTCCGGAAGTGATGGGCGGACTCGGTGGTTTTGGTGCACTGTGCGCCTTACCACAAAAATACCGTGAACCGATTCTGGTTTCAGGCACAGATGGCGTAGGCACTAAACTGCGTTTAGCCATGGATCTGAAACGTCATGACCATATCGGTATTGATCTGGTGGCAATGTGTGTCAATGACCTGGTTGTACAGGGTGCTGAACCACTGTTTTTCCTGGATTATTACGCTACCGGCAAACTGGATGTTGACACCGCTGCTGCAGTTATCAGCGGAATTGCCGAAGGCTGTTCACAGTCTGGTTGTGCTCTGGTCGGTGGCGAGACCGCTGAAATGCCAGGTATGTATCACGGTGAAGATTACGATGTTGCTGGTTTCTGTGTCGGAGTGGTTGAGAAATCAGAAATTATTGATGGCAGCAAAGTCAGTGACGGTGATGTTCTTCTGGCTCTGGGCTCAAGTGGGCCTCATTCCAACGGATACTCACTGGTTCGCAAAATCCTTGAAGTCAGTCAGACCGATCCGGAAGTAAAACAGCTGGAAGGCAAATCATTAGCCGACCACCTGCTGACCCCAACCCGTATCTACGTCAAAAATATCCTGAGTCTGATTGAGCAGGTTGACGTTCATGCGATTGCGCATCTGACCGGTGGTGGTTTCTGGGAAAATATCCCACGTGTGTTACCAGAAAATACCCGTGCAGTCATTGACGAATCCAGCTGGCAGTGGCCGGCAGTATTCAGTTGGCTGCAACAGGCAGGTAATGTCAGCCGTCATGAAATGTACCGTACCTTTAACTGTGGTGTGGGTATGGTCATCGCACTGAGCCCGGACAACGCCGATAAAGCACTGCAACTGCTGCAGGATGCGGGTGAAAAAGCCTGGAAAATTGGTGTGATTGAATCCGCTCCGGCTGATGGTGAGCAGGTAATTATTAAGTGA
- the arsC gene encoding arsenate reductase (glutaredoxin) (This arsenate reductase requires both glutathione and glutaredoxin to convert arsenate to arsenite, after which the efflux transporter formed by ArsA and ArsB can extrude the arsenite from the cell, providing resistance.) — protein sequence MTIQIYHNPRCSKSRETLQLLQQQGITPEVILYLDNPPEVATLKNLLKKLGFSEPRQLMRKGEEVYKQLGLASPTLSDEALLTAMAEHPKLIERPIVVNGDQARLGRPPENVLTILQD from the coding sequence ATGACGATACAAATTTATCATAATCCCCGTTGTTCAAAGAGCCGCGAAACACTGCAACTGTTGCAACAACAAGGTATTACCCCGGAAGTTATCCTTTATCTGGATAACCCGCCAGAGGTTGCTACGCTGAAAAACCTGCTAAAAAAACTAGGATTCTCTGAACCGCGTCAGTTAATGCGCAAAGGGGAAGAGGTATATAAACAGCTCGGACTGGCTTCACCCACATTAAGTGATGAAGCCCTGCTGACTGCGATGGCAGAACATCCCAAACTGATTGAGCGCCCCATTGTCGTGAATGGCGATCAGGCCAGACTTGGCAGGCCACCGGAGAATGTTCTGACTATCCTGCAGGACTAA
- the purN gene encoding phosphoribosylglycinamide formyltransferase, whose product MKKLVILISGTGTNLQAIIDACRSGQLNGSAEIVAVISNKASAGGLELARQAGIPARSLAQSDFADRQQFDQQLMSIADEYSPDLIVLAGYMRILSEGFVRHYSGRMINIHPSLLPAYPGLNTHRQVLENGDAEHGPSVHFVTEQLDGGPVILQSRIAVLPEETESQLQERVRQQEHIIYPQVIHWFAQNRLELKNHQAWLDGALLPVGGFQPGTIG is encoded by the coding sequence ATGAAAAAGCTGGTGATCCTGATTTCCGGCACCGGCACCAACCTGCAGGCAATCATTGATGCCTGCAGGTCTGGCCAGCTGAACGGCAGCGCGGAAATTGTTGCGGTAATCAGTAATAAAGCAAGCGCCGGTGGCCTCGAACTTGCCAGACAGGCCGGTATCCCTGCCCGTTCACTGGCACAGTCAGACTTTGCAGATCGTCAGCAATTCGATCAGCAACTGATGAGCATCGCTGATGAGTATTCTCCGGATTTGATTGTCCTCGCAGGTTATATGCGCATTCTCAGTGAAGGATTTGTTCGCCACTATAGTGGACGGATGATCAATATCCACCCTTCCCTGTTACCCGCCTACCCGGGTCTCAATACTCATCGTCAGGTTTTAGAAAATGGTGATGCCGAACATGGCCCTTCAGTTCATTTCGTGACCGAACAGCTGGATGGTGGCCCTGTTATTCTGCAATCCCGCATCGCGGTGCTGCCGGAAGAAACTGAATCTCAGTTACAGGAACGGGTACGCCAGCAGGAACACATTATTTATCCGCAGGTCATCCACTGGTTTGCACAAAATCGTCTCGAACTGAAGAATCACCAGGCATGGCTGGATGGCGCACTGCTTCCTGTCGGGGGATTTCAGCCCGGGACTATCGGTTAA
- the uraA gene encoding uracil permease, which translates to MTRRTIAVDERPPLLQTIPLSLQHLFAMFGATVLVPILFHVNPATILLFNGIGTLLYLFICKGKIPAYLGSSFAFISPVLLLLPQGYEVALGGFILCGVLFCLVGLIVKKAGTGWLNVMFPPAAMGAIVAIIGLELASVAAGMAGLLPANGVAVDSKTVIVSLVTLAVTVFGSVLFRGFLAIIPILIGVVVGYVVASFMGMVNWTGVEQAHWFALPTFYKPRFEWAAMLTVLPAALVVIAEHVGHLVVTANIVKRDLIKDPGLHRSMFANGLSTVISGFFGSTPNTTYGENIGVMAITRVYSTWVIGGAAVIAICLSCIGKLAAIIQAIPVPVMGGVSLLLYGVIGASGIRVLIDSKVDYSKAKNLMLTAIILIIGVSGAKIQIGAVELKGMALATVVGVVLSVIFHVISLVRPDEEDDAAV; encoded by the coding sequence ATGACCCGGCGTACTATTGCAGTGGATGAAAGACCTCCGTTACTTCAGACCATACCGCTCAGCCTGCAGCACCTGTTCGCAATGTTTGGTGCAACGGTGTTGGTGCCTATTTTATTTCATGTAAATCCGGCGACAATTCTGCTGTTTAACGGAATTGGCACTTTGCTGTATCTGTTTATCTGTAAAGGAAAGATACCCGCCTATCTGGGATCCAGTTTTGCGTTTATTTCTCCGGTATTGCTGCTGTTGCCTCAGGGATATGAGGTTGCTTTAGGTGGCTTTATATTGTGTGGAGTCTTGTTTTGCCTGGTCGGACTGATTGTTAAAAAAGCAGGTACCGGCTGGCTGAATGTGATGTTCCCTCCGGCGGCAATGGGGGCCATCGTTGCTATTATTGGTCTGGAACTGGCCAGCGTAGCGGCAGGTATGGCTGGCTTACTGCCAGCTAACGGTGTTGCTGTAGACAGCAAAACGGTGATTGTTTCACTGGTAACCTTAGCTGTAACGGTTTTTGGTTCAGTACTGTTCCGTGGTTTTCTGGCGATTATTCCCATTCTGATTGGTGTCGTAGTGGGTTACGTTGTTGCCTCCTTTATGGGAATGGTGAACTGGACCGGCGTTGAGCAGGCACACTGGTTTGCCTTACCTACCTTTTATAAACCCCGTTTTGAATGGGCGGCAATGCTGACAGTACTTCCTGCCGCATTAGTCGTTATTGCTGAGCATGTCGGACATCTGGTGGTCACCGCAAACATCGTTAAGCGTGATTTGATTAAAGATCCTGGTCTGCATCGTTCAATGTTTGCTAACGGCCTGTCTACGGTGATTTCCGGATTTTTCGGTTCCACTCCAAATACCACTTATGGTGAAAACATCGGTGTAATGGCCATTACCCGTGTCTACAGTACCTGGGTTATTGGCGGTGCCGCTGTCATTGCTATCTGCCTGTCATGCATCGGAAAACTGGCGGCAATTATTCAGGCGATTCCGGTTCCCGTGATGGGCGGTGTCTCCCTGCTGTTGTACGGAGTGATTGGCGCTTCCGGGATTCGTGTGCTGATTGACTCTAAAGTGGATTACAGCAAGGCGAAAAACCTGATGCTGACTGCGATTATTTTAATTATCGGAGTGAGTGGGGCGAAAATTCAGATTGGAGCCGTGGAACTTAAAGGTATGGCGCTGGCAACTGTGGTCGGTGTGGTACTGAGTGTGATCTTCCATGTAATAAGTCTGGTTCGCCCTGACGAGGAAGATGACGCCGCGGTGTAG
- the bepA gene encoding beta-barrel assembly-enhancing protease → MRYSFNKTLAALMLVTSVSGAIPASLADVTDTLPDIGTTAGATLSINQELQIGDFYVRELRGSSPLINDPLLTGYINSIGQRLVAHAWSVKTPFHFYLIQNDELNAFAFFGGNVVLHSAIFRYTDNESQLASVMAHEISHVTQRHLARAMEAQKRSAPLTWVGALGSILLAIANPEAGMAALTGTLAGTQQGMISFTQENEKEADRIGIQVLQRSGFDPQAMPAFLQKLADQTRYASKPPEILLTHPLPDSRLADARDRANQMPRVVAHSSQDFFFAKVRIMGMYGTSQLPDSSGLLDDVLAQYARGNVRQQLAAKYGKAVQFLEAKKFQDAKNIIQPLLQSQPSNPWFLDIMTDIDIGLKQPAAAVSMLTSASSPQKNPVIQLNLANAYLQAGQPANASKLLNRYTWSYPDDPNGWDLLGQANAAQGLSDEVLFDQAQGLALNGQLDQAIRALSSASAQSPVGSLKQARYDARIDQLRQLQQRFRQYQKGS, encoded by the coding sequence TATTGGAACCACGGCCGGGGCGACGCTGTCAATCAATCAGGAATTGCAGATTGGGGATTTTTACGTCCGCGAACTGCGTGGAAGCTCGCCACTGATTAACGATCCATTGCTGACCGGATATATCAATAGTATTGGTCAGAGGCTGGTTGCTCATGCCTGGTCAGTCAAAACACCCTTTCATTTTTATCTGATTCAAAATGATGAACTGAATGCTTTCGCTTTTTTTGGCGGAAATGTCGTGCTGCATTCAGCGATATTTCGCTATACCGATAATGAAAGTCAGCTTGCTTCAGTGATGGCCCACGAAATTTCGCACGTTACCCAACGGCATTTAGCCAGAGCAATGGAAGCGCAAAAACGCAGTGCTCCGCTTACCTGGGTAGGTGCTTTAGGTTCAATATTACTGGCCATTGCCAATCCTGAAGCCGGAATGGCGGCATTAACCGGCACTCTGGCCGGGACGCAGCAGGGAATGATCAGTTTTACTCAGGAAAATGAGAAGGAAGCGGACCGCATAGGAATACAGGTACTGCAACGTTCAGGTTTTGACCCGCAAGCCATGCCGGCTTTCTTACAGAAACTTGCCGACCAGACCCGCTATGCTTCGAAACCTCCGGAAATTCTGCTAACTCACCCACTTCCTGACAGCCGTCTGGCTGATGCCCGCGACAGGGCTAACCAGATGCCACGGGTAGTTGCTCACTCTTCACAGGATTTCTTTTTTGCCAAAGTTCGTATCATGGGAATGTACGGAACTTCTCAGCTCCCGGACAGCAGCGGCCTGCTGGATGACGTACTGGCACAATATGCCAGGGGTAATGTCCGTCAGCAACTGGCGGCAAAATACGGTAAAGCGGTACAGTTCCTTGAGGCAAAGAAATTCCAGGATGCGAAAAATATCATCCAGCCACTGCTACAAAGTCAGCCGTCTAATCCGTGGTTTCTGGATATCATGACCGATATTGATATTGGACTGAAACAACCAGCCGCCGCCGTCAGTATGTTGACTTCAGCCAGCAGTCCGCAGAAGAACCCGGTGATTCAGTTAAACCTGGCCAATGCTTATTTGCAGGCCGGACAGCCAGCTAATGCCAGTAAACTACTAAACCGCTATACCTGGTCTTACCCGGATGATCCTAACGGCTGGGATTTACTGGGGCAGGCCAATGCCGCCCAGGGACTCAGTGATGAAGTGCTGTTTGACCAGGCACAGGGGCTGGCACTTAATGGTCAGCTTGATCAGGCGATAAGAGCACTGAGCAGCGCCAGCGCACAGTCGCCGGTTGGCAGCCTGAAACAGGCACGTTATGATGCCCGGATCGACCAGCTCCGCCAGCTGCAACAACGCTTCCGACAGTATCAGAAAGGATCGTAA
- the hda gene encoding DnaA inactivator Hda: MNTPAQLSLPLYLPDDETFASFWPGSNSSLLAALKGALDQQHGGYIYFWSREGGGRSHLLHAACTEISSRDEAVGYVPLDKRTWFVPEVLEGMEHLALVCIDNIECIAGDEAWEMAIFDLYNRILETGKTRLLITGDRPPRQLSLKLADLASRLDWGQIYRLQPLSDEEKLQALQLRSGLRGFELPEDVGRFLLKRLDREMRTLFETLDRLDHASITAQRKLTIPFVKETLGL; the protein is encoded by the coding sequence CTGAACACGCCGGCGCAATTGTCATTGCCACTTTATTTGCCAGACGACGAAACCTTCGCCAGCTTCTGGCCGGGTTCAAATTCGTCTTTACTGGCTGCGCTCAAAGGAGCGCTCGATCAGCAGCATGGTGGTTATATCTATTTTTGGTCCCGCGAAGGTGGGGGCAGAAGCCATTTGCTGCATGCTGCGTGTACGGAAATCTCATCCCGTGACGAAGCGGTAGGATATGTGCCTCTGGATAAACGAACCTGGTTTGTACCGGAAGTGCTGGAAGGAATGGAACATCTGGCACTGGTATGCATTGATAATATTGAGTGTATTGCCGGTGATGAAGCCTGGGAGATGGCCATATTTGACCTGTATAACCGGATACTGGAAACCGGAAAAACCCGGTTGCTGATTACCGGCGATCGACCTCCACGGCAGCTGAGTCTTAAACTGGCTGATCTCGCCTCACGGCTGGACTGGGGGCAAATCTACCGTCTGCAGCCATTATCCGATGAAGAAAAATTACAGGCACTGCAACTTCGTTCAGGATTGCGGGGGTTTGAATTACCGGAAGATGTCGGGCGGTTTCTGTTAAAACGACTCGACAGAGAAATGCGTACTTTGTTTGAAACGCTGGACAGACTGGATCATGCTTCGATCACTGCCCAGCGCAAACTAACCATTCCGTTTGTAAAAGAGACCCTCGGACTTTAG